CAACTGAAGCATGAAGAAGGTAAGTAacctacccaaggtcacaaaaaagCCAAGATCAGAATAAACACAGTCTGGTCTGGATACACACATTAACCACACACTCTGCTTCTTCTCTGAATTGGACAAGAGATTCCTATCAGAGAGAACTAGGGGCTGGCAGGTGAACTAACCAAAGAACTCACACCCTGCCAAGGAGGGAGTCTTTGTAATTCATAGTCAACAGGATATGAACTTTGTAATGtttcccattcttttatttttccaaagggAATTTTTACTGGGGGAGATGAAAATAACTTGCCTTGTAGTTTATAGGTTATCAGGCCATGGGGGTCAACTTAGGACATAATCACGAGGACTGTGTACCACCCAAAAACCTTGGCCTTTGAGCTGCAGGCAGTAATTGAAGGGACTTTGGAGTCAATTTCCAGGAAGATAATAAGTGGTTTCTaaacataaaagaagggtttGCACAGATATTTGAATGGCCAAAAGGGCAGATGTATGGCAAAGACTGCTATTTACCCCCAGTATCTGTCCTTACTTTTATATACGTCATAGGATAAAAATCCTAATATTTACCTGAGTCCATGGCCTACCAGAATAAAACCAGTATTTGTCAGGTTTCATTGCAGAATGAGTTCACTTTCAGAACAAGCTCACAAGAGAATATGTGACCTCAACGTTGAACTCCCCGCTTCCCCTTTACTTGTGACCAATACAGGGTAGAACCTTGACTGCCCACTGATCTATGTTTTGAGAGGGATGATGAAGTTGGAAGTCCCAACCAATTTACAGCTAAAAGATAAGTTCCCAGAAgcttataagatttttaaaatatagtgatAAATAGAAACTGCCAGACACATTACCCTTGAATAAAGCACATGTAGAAaaggggacagaaaaaaaaaatcacaaagattcACCAGAAATATTTATTGTCCATATAGGAGCTAGTGGAAAAAGCTCCACCTCTATCTCTTTTCTATACTATAAGAAAGACCAATTAAATATATAAGCCTTAACCTTTAAGGAGATGAGCATAGGGTTTATACAAAAAGTAgaagaagaaacaagataatCCGGTGTCCAGAATGAAATGCCAACCCACCTCTATTCCATCAAACCTTAATACGAACATGGAACCCTTTGATCCAACATCCTATCAaagcacgtgcacacacacacacacacacacacacacacacacacccccgtaAGTTTAGCTTCTCTTAAACACAGGGATGTTGAGCTTGTATGGTAGGTTATTGCGATAATATCCTCCAATTTATTTTTGACTCCCTGTATCCACTTGGATAATTCCCTACCATTCTAACTCTGGGTTTGGTCATTTGACTTGCTTCGGCCAATGGAACAATAGTAAATATAATTCAAGCAGAGACTTAAAAATTAATTGTCTATTGGAGATTTCTCACTTGCTTTCTAGTAACAATGAGACCACAACCATGTAAACTAGCCAGTTGAAGAATGCAAGGTCTCATGCAAAGAGACCTCAGTCAGCCCAGCTGAGGCCATGATAAACAAGCCAACCCCACCCCAACCCACTAGCTGACTGTAGATGCCTGAGCCATTCCAGCCATGACCAGCCAAGACCAGTTCAGACCATAAAAACCACCtagtttttcaattaaaaaaaaaaaaaattcttccaaaaaaagaaaccacacacCTAATTGAACACAGCCTAAATTACCAATGTTTAGAATTATAAGCTAAATAAATAGCTATTttgtaagccactaagttttgaggtTGGTTTTGCAGCTTAACTGATTTGGGATTTATGCTGTGGCAACATGGTCCCGGGGACATGTGCCCACACATGTGTGGATACAGTCTTCACCTGCTTTAATCATTTATGATAGGTGCCTGCTCCCACAGGTATTTTAATGAGACCCTTAAAGTCTTGGAGGCTGCACTTCCAAAAGAAAAGGTAACATTGGTGGTAGATCTGACACTCACTAGCATCACTGTTTCCCAGAAAAGGGGGGCTAGAAATTGGTCCTGTGTCTATATTGACTATGAGGGTCAATCACGCCCAGGAAAATACTCTGTAGGTGGACTGCAGTGTGTAGTATAGGAACTGGTGTTTCTGGAGGAGACCTAGGAGAAGTTTGCAGGTAACACAAAAAAGACTGCTTTTGTCTTCTTATGGAGAGAATAGGTGGGGGTGTTTTTTCAGAGACAACTAAGACTTTACAAAGTAGGGAATATAACTGGAAGGCACAACACCCTCCTTCTTCTCTCAGCCCCCTTGAGGAGTATGGAAAACTTCTCTAGAGGAGATTCTGGCTCTGACCAACAGTGAAGTCAGCAGTTGTTCACGGCAGAGAGGGAAGCACATAGTGGACACTGGAATCCACATCAGCATGGGCTAGACACAAACTCCCTCTTTCGAAAAATAACAGGAGAGGAAAGTGACCTTGAAAGGAAGAAGCTGACAACTGGCTAGCACAGGTCATTTCAAAAAAAGAACTTCAGAGAACTCAAATGAATTCTTATGCTTCCAGTTTATTCAACAGAAAAGAGATGAACTCAGTGTGGCCTGCGGCCTGCTTTGCCCCAAGAATGGTTTATGACTGGCTGGGCACAGGCAGCTACTGTCAGGGGACCCAGAAGAAAAGGCAAGGACTTTCCCCAGTTTCTGCCAACAACAGATCTTAGGATCCTCGGTCCACAGCAGagttttctggattttctttctttagagAGAGAGGACTCATTGGAAGGGTTACTGAATCATCAGAGGAATGATTCCATCAGTGGGAACAAAGGGCTTGTCAAAAGCAAGAGCAGTGTGTCCTGGGGGCAAGATGACAGGACCAGAGAGCAGCATCCAGTTTTCAGCTTCTGTGTGAAGACCAAAGTAACCCACCAGGGGGTCAGGGTCCACCTCAGAAGTCAAATTCGCCTCTCAAGAGTCTCAGTCTGCCCAGCAGGGGTGACTGTCATCTTTCCTGAGGGGACGGTCATCTTCTCAGGGGCTTCAGCCTTCCTTCTTGGGGGCATGATTTTCTCTCCAGTCTGAAGATGCACAGGAGCCACAGTTATCCCTCCAGGGGTCACAGCCTGGTGGCCCACATAGGTCATGGTCTCCTCTCCAGGGGTCACAGTCTTCCATTCTGGAGTTACAGGGTGCTTTCCAAAGGACAGAGTTTCCCTTGTAGGGGTCACAAGCCCACCTCTGGGGACTGTGGTCAAAGTTTCAGACTTTCTATGGATCTCCGTGGCCACAGCCTCTCCTCCGGGGGGCAAGATCCCCAAATCAGTGGTCAAATCCTTGATCACAGTCAGCTTTTCAGGGCCAATTCTTGAAGAATTCACAGCAGTTGAGAGCCAAAATTTTGGTGAAGGAGTTGAGCTGAACTCTAGAGGAAATCATCAGAAAAGGCTGAGATTCCTACCCCTTCCTTCCCATCCTATTACTGGCAGGACTAGACCCACTCCAGGGCTGAAGTACTTGCTCCCAAACCAGAATTGGAGGATTTCCTAATGCACCCACTTGAGGACATAGACAAAATCTCAACACATAGAAGCCCTGCTCCCCTACCTCATCATGGTAACATGATCCCAGGGACCCATGGGCACTCAGTGGGTCTGCTACATTTCCGGTGAGTAACCCCAAAGGCGAGTCTGCCAGTTCTCTATGCTTAAGCCCTTGATTTGACCTTTGCACCTTGAGCAAGACCTTGCCCCCAAAGCTTGTTTCTTACTTGTGGAATCCTCAAGGAGAACCCTTTTGTGTCCCCCATTGTGGGAGGCACCAGGAACAAGGCTGAGGGCAAGGAAGCTGCTCTAGACAGCATGCTGTAAAGAATTGGGTTGGAGTCCCATCTCTACCCCTGACTGGCTGTATTATCTTTCTGAGTCCTAGTCTCCTCACAAAATGAGGGTTATAGACCATCTCCAAGATTGTTGCAGCTCTAGCATGCCAGGTTCCATCTCCTAACTGCCAAGGCAGTCTCTACTATCAAAGAGATATCAACAAGAAacctaatttccttttctggCTCTTGTCCcatgaaaacaggaaaaagaaatagagaaataaactAACATATATTGTGTTCACTATGAGCCAGCATGTTTTCATTCCATATCTCATTTAGTTTGTATCATGTCCTGAGTATAAGGACtactcccattttgtagatggggaaaacaaagctcagagaggtcaaatagAGCATACATTCAAACGAAGATTAGAAAGCAGACTAGCGTGGCATCAAAGCTTATTGTCTTCCTTCAGTGTCATGTTGCCTCACCAAAGCCTTTAGATCTAACAGAAGGCATGCACCAGTAGCTGGGTGTGCAACTGCCAACCCTAGCTTCCAGGTCATAGCTACTCACCAGCCTTCACCAGGAGATTATTCAATGTGTAGACAAGGGGGAAAGGGCCAGTGCCACAGAAAGTGCCCTTGACGTCATCCAGGTCCAATGTCCACACCATGGCCCCCCCAAAATGCTCTCTCATTATGAAAAATGCCTGAAAAAGCAGTAGTCAGTCAACCCACTGTACTAGGTACAATGGCAGAAACAGATGGGCTCTCAGAAGGCAATATGGCAGGATGGTTAGGCATGTAGTCTGTATTTGAATCTAGCCTCTACTGCTTATTAGCTATGGGATCTTGAAAAAAGTTACATAAAGCTATGTCTCTTAGTTGCCTcatgtgtaaaaaaaaatgaataacattTCTAACATTTTTAGGATCCAAAGAACTCCTACAtgcacatgttacaacatggatggaattggaagacattatgctaagtgaaataagccagttacaaaaagacaaatactatgattCCACTCATAGAAGTACTCAgagtagttaaattcatagagatggaaggTAGAGTTGGGATTAGCAGGAGCTGCgtgagggaggaatggggagttgtttaatgggtgtgGAGTTTCAGTTTGCGAAGACAAGAAAGTTCTGAGATGGATAAGGGTGAtagttacacaacaatgtgaatgtacttaatgctactgaactgtaacAAAATGGGTTAAATGGTGActtttatgttgtatatattttgcCACGAtttgaaaaacaacttttaaattcCTACACGTAAAATATTTGGAGCAATGCtttgcacatagtaaatgttaAACACTGTCTCCCCAGCCTGCtaatcaccattatcatcatatTAAATGACagatattgctttattttttataaatcacATCAACATACCTTATACCGTAGTGATGCTAGAAAGGAGGAGAAGAGCAGATAATATTGTACCCTTCACACATATAAGAAAATGAAGGCTTTTATCcatgattttttaaacttcagataTAACTAAAAGGCAGATGTTTAGCCTTGAATCCAggttttattattactttatgaGTGTTTTCTGTAAGGCTGATGGAAAGGATACAATCTGTCATATCCAAACAGCTCCAAGGCCAAATCAGTTGGCTCCTTCTCGGCTTTACttttcccaaatgtaaaataagaatGAACCCCATAATTGTTAAGTTTGAAACTGAagattctgagatttttttctacttacaGGCTAACAAGTTAACCTGCCAGTTTtatagttatacacacacacatacactcacatacacacacacacacacacacactcacagacggTACAGACAAAGGCCTCATGGAAGCAGAGGGAAACTCTATGCTGGAGCATGAAAGGAACAAGGTCTCACCTTGTAACTGAAGCTGACGGCATCATCATAGCCAACCCACTCCTTCCCCTTGTAGGCATATGGGACATACTGATCATCAATCCAGCGCTTCTTCGCTctccagatgaaggagcaaatcTGCCAAGAAGATCACCAGGTCAGTTCTGTGAAGTGCCGTGGAGGGAAGCACCAGCAAGGATAAAGAACCCAAGAATCCCTCACCAGGGACTGAGAAGAAGGTAGACCaaagagggggtggggaagccaCTCACAAAGGACCTTCTCTCTATTCTGCGAAATTCCTACTACCACACATTCCTTCCTCTGACATCCGTGATGGATAAACAGAGAGAGAACCAAGGAGTGGCTGACATCCTGAAGTAACCAAACCAGGGTTTGGTAAATAATGTCAATACCAAACTACTACAGTAACAAACCTGACTCTGGACCAAACCTGTatctttttcaaagaattttcatGAACAAGTATCTCCTCTGTTCATTAAAACCAACATAAACTGCCCCATCTAGGTAGTTATCAAACTAACTTTTGaatctataataaatataaaggtCTCGAAGGCAGGGAGAACTAGGTTATTACAATCAAAGAAGCACTGAGTGTGGACTGGGTACCCATCACTGAGCTGGAGACCACCAGCTGCAAAGACGTAGATGTGTTCAAGTTGGGCTGCAGAAGTTAAtgtgtaaggttttttttttttgaaattaaaagtttAGTCTACCAAAATTTCTTTGACCCATAGTGTCCTTCAAGAACACTCCTTCAACTATGTTATCACTCATAACCATGCTTCATTGGACTAGCAGGAAAACATCTCCACGCAGCCAGCACAGAATAGAGATTGGAGAGACACCAGCACCTCCACTACTACCTCAGGTAAAGACAAAGCTCACTCCCTGGTGCCCCTACACACCTGTGTCTATGTGCCTGCTGTTCTCTGCCTAGGAGGTCCTTCCCATCTTGTCATTCGTGCCCATCAGGACTCTACCTGTGCTTCAAAGATCTGCTCAAGATCCACCTGCGCCATAAGACCTTCCCAGGTACTACAGCCACATACTCGGTGCCTCTTACTGTCTCCTCTTTTGTTTCACATCCCTTGGGTCCATGTCTCTTTCCTTCAGTCAACAGTAAGCTTTGCTGAGATGGGGATTAGGGAGTGGAATTAGGGTAGAGGAGAAAGAATCTGTGATGGGAGATGTCTTGAATTACTTCAAAATTATCTAGTAGTGGGAGGGAGTGATTCAGGGAGCAGAGAAGAAACAAGATTGGTCATGAGTGGTTATTGATTGAAGCTGGGTGAGGGGTATTTGGAAATCAGGGAGAGTGAGAGGACATTATACTATTCTTTTACCTTGGcaaatgtttgaaattttatatatatatatagcaaatatTAATTATGTTTAAGCCATATATTGAGTCAGGATtgacttaaatatattttaagattcttCTAAGGGGTAAAATATCTGTCCTCATCTATTCAGACTCCACCTAGTTCCTCACCCCTAACAAAGGACTCAACTTCcccagaagaaacagaatatcCCAGAGAGTGGGTTTCCCTTGCCCCAGTAAACCACCTCCTTGTCCTGTCTCTAGCCCTCACTCTTGCCTTTCTCCCTGTCCTTGCTCTTGCCCTGGGCTGGGGTGTGGGAGCCCTAACTAATATACAGAGGTCCCCATTCCTGTCACCTCATAATAAGCCAAGAAGCCAGCTTGCTTGGTGTACTTCCCTGGAGATGCTGGTCCCACAGCTTCTGCCCACAACTCATTCTTAGAGGCTTTGAGGAGGCGAAAAGTACGTCCATAGGTGGGGAGCCCCATAAGGAGCTTCTCAGGTGCTGCCCCAAGCTTTCGCCAGTAGTTCATGGCATATGCCTACAGGTAGGAAGAATACAAACCCCTCCTTCTTACCAAGAGCCAATGGCCTGGCTCAGGGACAGATTTCTGGGCCACAtgagagctttctttttcttaccgAAGATTTGGGGTCCTTGGGCATAGAGAACAGCGGGCTATTGTGTCCTGTGAACTTTTCCCAGCTTCCATGTAAGTCATAAGACAAGACGCTCATGAAATCCAGTAGTCTgtaaggggaaggaagaggagatatGAAGATCGTGCTAGCTAGATTTTCGAGTCCGATCATCACAGTGATGACTAGCTAACTAGCTGTACATCGGGCACCCAACTTCCCTGCCATTTCTGCCTGTGGGGACTGCCCAAGCTGTGCCCTCCACTTGAGAGGCTGCCCCTGGAACACACAGCTGGTTAGGGACAGTGGTGCATCAGGACCTATGCCATGCTGAGAGTATCCAAGGGAGTGAGCAGGGGTCAGAACAGAAAACAAAGGCATTCAGGCTGATACAAGTGCAATAGACGTCTGCATAAATCGTCGTGTGTAAGCAGTTCTGACCCACAGCATGAAAAAGCTTCTGTCCTTCTACCATTATAGGAACCATTGAAACCCATCTCTTCCAGAAAGCTTTCCAAATGACAAAGTGTAATTGAGCCTTACCAGGTCACAGGTGTACAGGTTAACAtggattatctaatttaattttaatctgtCCAATGTCCTAAGAACTACAattgtctccattttaaaatgaagaaattgaaactcAGACCGTTATCTAATTTGTCTAAGGTGACCCAGCTAGGTGAAGGTGGTCTCACTCAATCCTGCCTGGCTGTAAGACCAACACTAGCCAATTGTGCCCC
Above is a window of Balaenoptera acutorostrata chromosome 1, mBalAcu1.1, whole genome shotgun sequence DNA encoding:
- the LOC103018980 gene encoding LOW QUALITY PROTEIN: oviduct-specific glycoprotein (The sequence of the model RefSeq protein was modified relative to this genomic sequence to represent the inferred CDS: inserted 2 bases in 2 codons), producing MNNNQIVPKDPQDEKILYPEFNKLKERNRELKTLLSIGGWNFGTSRFTTMLSTFANREKFVNSVIALLRTHGFDGLDLFFLYPGLRGSPRHDRWTFVFLLEELLFAFRKEAQLTMRPRLLLSAAVSGDPRVIQKAYDVHLLGRLLDFMSVLSYDLHGSWEKFTGHNSPLFSMPKDPKSSAYAMNYWRKLGAAPEKLLMGLPTYGRTFRLLKASKNELWAEAVGPASPGKYTKQAGFLAYYEICSFIWRAKKRWIDDQYVPYAYKGKEWVGYDDAVSFSYKAFFIMREHFGGAMVWTLDLDDVKGTFCGTGPFPLVYTLNNLLVKAEFSSTPSPKFWLSTAVNSSRIGPEKLTVIKDLTTDLGILPPGGEAVATEIHRKSETLTTVPRGGLVTPTRETLSFGKHPVTPEWKTVTPGEETMTYVGHQAVTPGGITVAPVHLQTGEKIMPPRRKAEAPEKMTVPSGKMTVTPAGQTETLEXANLTSEVDPDPLVGYFGLHTEAENWMLLSGPVILPPGHTALAFDKPFVPTXWNHSSDDSVTLPMSPLSLKKENPENSAVDRGS